From the Prosthecobacter sp. SYSU 5D2 genome, the window CTCCGTCAGCTGCTCCAACTGGCCATAGTTCAGCGATTCAATCTCGGAAACGGCCTCCTCTGATAGCGCGCCCCACTTCCTCCGGACCTGGCGAACACAAGTCTTCAGCACACCCTGCCCATAGCCTTTTTCGAGACCCTCTTCACGGCCTTCTTCTCGGCCTTCTTCTCGGCCTTCTTCTCGGCCTTCTTCTCGGCCTTCTTCTCGGCCTTCTT encodes:
- a CDS encoding DUF4351 domain-containing protein — translated: VYAFNVDSSLDLEQIARRMEDNRTLRNQTMSIAQKLIAQGREEGREEGREEGREEGREEGREEGREEGLEKGYGQGVLKTCVRQVRRKWGALSEEAVSEIESLNYGQLEQLTEDLLDMSSEEDLRQWMQAHAGH